The region CTGAGGTAAAGCGCGGCGTCAGCCCGGGGCCGAAAGCTCGCGAGATCtgggcgggcgcgcgcgcgcgcgtgaaGGAACGGCCGGGCGGGGTGGCGCGCGCTGCGCGCGCGGCagcggccggggtgggggagtggcGCGCGCGCGCGAAGGAGCGACCGGGGGCGGGTGGCGCGCGCGCCGGGAGCGTCCGGCGGCGCCGTCGTCTCGCGCGCGGGCCCTCGTCGGCCGCCGTAGCCCCTGCGAGCGCGGCCCGGGGAGCccgcgggaggaggaagagaaagggacagagaatcGGGTTACAAGATGGCGGACCTGTAGTGGCTgtggcggcagcggcggcggcggcggcggcggcggcgacgaagAAGCGGGGctggcggggcccggccggagcgcggggagtgagagaggggcagcgccggggccggggggaggggcagcagcGGCGGCCGGGGGCTCCCGCTCCCCGGAGCCATGGTCAGCGGGGGCCGaccaccccccgccgccgccgccgccgccgccgccgccaccgctcccgctcccgctcccgtcgtcgtcgtcgtctcccGGGCGTGAGCGAGGCCGGCCGACCCCGCCCGCCGGGAGGCCCACGGCGGCACCATGTCGGATACGCGGCGCCGGGTGAAGGTCTACACCCTGAACGAGGACCGGCAGTGGGACGACAGGGGCACCGGGCATGTCTCCTCCACCTACGTGGAGCGGCTCAAGGGGATGTCCCTCCTGGTGCGGGCCGAGGCCGACGGTAagaccctcctccctctttccacacACCCTTTCTACTTCTATTTATTCTCCTCGTGACGTCGGGACATCAACGCTAAGCTTTCTCCTGATGATATGGACGCCGCGCCgcttgttttgttctcttgtcTGGTCCTTccctcacacccccccccccccctttcgtcggtgaaccccttgtgggacgaggacgaggagatgTTTTTCTGCCCTGTTGTGATCCGATGATACTAGGGGTCACTCCGGTAATAGTCAGGAATGGTGGGCTCGGTTAAggactctgcgccgagcactctgctaagcgctggggtgcgggcaaggtcgtcaggttggcccgcacggggctcacccgcttcatcccccttttacagatgaggtcagaataatagtaatagtaataataagggcattggttgagcgtttattatgtgcagagca is a window of Ornithorhynchus anatinus isolate Pmale09 chromosome 9, mOrnAna1.pri.v4, whole genome shotgun sequence DNA encoding:
- the LOC114814192 gene encoding atherin-like, which produces MVPPWASRRAGSAGLAHARETTTTTGPRFFVAAAAAAAAAAATATTGPPSCNPILCPFLFLLPRAPRAALAGATAADEGPRARRRRRRTLPARAPPAPGRSFARARHSPTPAAAARAARATPPGRSFTRARAPAQISRAFGPGLTPRFTSGLLPPQGGPRPVKGARAPAAKRGRIPLPSPCDTHPPPQKALSTPTMSGVIF